A single window of Rana temporaria chromosome 1, aRanTem1.1, whole genome shotgun sequence DNA harbors:
- the LOC120924276 gene encoding toll-like receptor 1, with translation MKKSAIISKVFCLSLLLTFLFLPSSFGNVCTGSQLHINPSLVTQLDLRQCNIRNLQESDFKLYTNLQRVDLSHNLLEEIDFSVFKFNTILEHLDISHNRLHIINCSSLQFIKDIKQLNMPYNNFETMDLCKEFGYLTKLEHLGLSSKRIERNDFANIALHELKSVFLALEELQEYEPGSLRLLNTEKIHIILPKIIHISIFLLYDAFKSTITLEISQIQCIPCPVGQMAFITKNSNISTLILSNFTMPWSAMSRFLEGFWKSSVKRLFIYGYTVIGDFEYEPIDVSKGSIESLHIENVMSLVFEFYEHPLPIFSEMFVGNLTLSNADLTYFVCPKLPSIFQFLNFANNGITDGIFQQCRSLLVLQYLNLHNNRLERLLSLSSMTSTMDSLLHLDVSFNSLYYDHNVRCEWSESLVFLNLSRNKLTDSVFKCLPNNVEILDLSRNQIKSISKDIKLLRALKEIYLALNQLSNIPDCRHISKNLRVLNIDNNVIFSPSGDFFQSCRNVKTVSAINNKFVCNCEMRAFVSAIQAFKGEMLGWPSSYNCELPEEFRGIILNDFHLSEVSCNVYLLIGIVVGSVLIVVFSIVFTCKYFDVPWYLRMIFQWLRGKYRVRQVNVAEIHKSKHFHAFVSYSQKDSDWVRNFLMPNLEKDDSSIRICLHERDFIPGKAIVENIICCIEKSFKSIFVLSPNFLQSEWCHYELYFAQHSLFGKNSDNLILILLEPIPQYLIPDKYSRLKALMKERTYMEWPMEKAKQGLFWANLRGAIQIDLPVPEGELFEEETELHNHRESDGHNL, from the coding sequence ATGAAAAAGAGCGCAATAATATCAAAAGTGTTCTGTCTATCTTTGCTTCTGACATTCCTGTTTCTGCCAAGCAGCTTTGGTAACGTATGTACTGGATCCCAACTACACATCAATCCATCTTTGGTCACGCAGCTGGATTTACGTCAGTGCAATATTCGCAACCTTCAAGAAAGTGATTTCAAATTATACACCAATTTACAGAGAGTGGACCTGTCTCATAACCTTCTAGAAGAGATAGACTTTTCAGTGTTCAAGTTTAATACCATTCTAGAACATCTAGACATTTCACACAACAGACTACACATTATAAACTGTAGCTCATTACAATTTATTAAAGACATAAAACAACTAAATATGCCCTACAATAATTTTGAAACAATGGATCTTTGCAAGGAATTTGGATACTTGACAAAGTTGGAACACCTTGGATTGAGCAGTAAAAGGATTGAAAGAAATGATTTTGCAAATATTGCACTCCATGAATTGAAAAGTGTGTTTCTGGCACTTGAAGAATTGCAAGAATATGAACCTGGTAGTCTAAGGCTACTGAATACTGAGAAGATACATATTATTTTACCCAAAATTATCCACATCTCCATTTTCTTGCTGTATGATGCCTTTAAATCAACAATAACTCTGGAAATCTCTCAAATTCAATGTATACCGTGCCCTGTGGGGCAGATGGCTTTTATTACCAAAAACTCAAACATATCAACTCTAATTCTTAGCAATTTTACAATGCCATGGAGTGCCATGAGTAGGTTTCTGGAAGGTTTCTGGAAGTCCTCAGTTAAACGTCTCTTCATTTATGGGTACACAGTCATAGGAGATTTTGAGTATGAACCCATTGATGTCTCGAAAGGTTCAATAGAATCTTTACATATTGAAAATGTTATGTCTCTAGTGTTTGAATTTTATGAACATCCGTTGCCCATTTTTTCAGAAATGTTTGTCGGCAATTTGACTCTATCCAATGCAGATCTTACATACTTCGTTTGTCCAAAATTACCAAGCATTTTCCAGTTTCTAAACTTTGCAAATAACGGAATTACCGATGGTATTTTTCAACAATGTAGATCTCTTCTAGTTTTGCAGTATCTAAACTTACACAATAACCGACTAGAGAGGCTTCTGAGCTTAAGCTCAATGACTTCAACTATGGATTCTCTGCTCCATCTAGATGTGAGCTTTAATTCTCTTTATTATGATCACAATGTACGCTGTGAATGGTCAGAAAGTCTGGTCTTCCTAAATCTGTCCAGAAACAAGCTAACAGATTCAGTTTTCAAATGTCTGCCAAATAATGTTGAAATACTGGATCTTTCCCGAAACCAGATAAAAAGTATTTCTAAAGACATTAAATTGTTAAGAGCATTAAAAGAAATATATCTTGCATTAAACCAGCTAAGCAATATACCAGATTGTAGACACATAAGCAAGAATTTGAGGGTCCTAAACATAGATAACAATGTCATATTCTCTCCATCGGGTGATTTCTTCCAGAGCTGTCGAAATGTAAAGACAGTGAGTGCTATAAACAATAAATTTGTTTGTAATTGTGAAATGCGAGCATTTGTTAGCGCTATCCAGGCATTTAAAGGAGAAATGTTGGGGTGGCCATCATCCTATAATTGTGAACTTCCTGAAGAATTTAGAGGAATCATTCTTAATGACTTCCATCTTTCTGAGGTATCATGTAATGTATACCTTTTAATAGGCATTGTTGTGGGTTCAGTATTGATTGTGGTATTTTCCATAGTTTTTACGTGTAAATATTTTGATGTACCTTGGTATTTGAGAATGATTTTTCAGTGGCTGagaggaaaatatagggtacgGCAGGTTAATGTAGCAGAGATCCATAAAAGCAAACATTTCCATGCCTTTGTCTCATATAGCCAAAAAGACAGTGACTGGGTAAGAAACTTTTTGATGCCCAACCTTGAAAAAGATGATAGCTCAATAAGAATTTGTCTCCATGAAAGAGACTTCATCCCAggcaaagccattgttgaaaataTCATCTGCTGCATAGAAAAAAGCTTCAAGTCTATCTTTGTCCTTTCTCCAAATTTTCTTCAAAGTGAATGGTGTCATTATGAATTATACTTTGCACAGCATTCATTATTTGGCAAGAATTCAGACAACCTAATACTCATTTTACTAGAACCAATACCCCAATATCTTATTCCTGACAAATACAGTAGATTAAAAGCACTCATGAAGGAAAGGACTTACATGGAATGGCCAATGGAGAAAGCCAAACAAGGCCTTTTTTGGGCTAACCTCAGGGGAGCTATTCAAATAGACCTTCCTGTTCCAGAGGGGGAGTTATTTGAAGAGGAGACGGAACTTCACAACCATAGAGAGTCTGATGGACATAACCTGTAA